Sequence from the Brevinematales bacterium genome:
CCAGATACCCATTCAGGCGGCGGTCGGGAGCAAGATAGTCGCGCGCGAGAATATCTCCGCGTTACGCAAGGATGTGACCGCGAAGTGCTACGGGGGGGATATTACCCGTAAACGGAAACTGCTCGAGAAACAGAAAGAGGGAAAAAAGCGGATGAAGACTATCGGGAACGTCAATATCCCGCAGGAAGCATTTGTGGAAATACTGAAACGGAGCGATGATGAATAAAGTGATTCTCGCGAGCGCCTCCGAAGGAAGGAAGCGTTTATTTGAGACTCATATCAAACATTTTGCGGTTGCCGTGTCGAAGGTCGACGAGGAGGCTGTGGCTATCGACGACCCCCGGAAGCTGGTCTGCACCCTCGCGCTGATGAAGGCGGTCGAGGTATCGAAGAAGTTTCCCGACGATATTACGATCGGGTTCGATACGGTGGTGGTTTGCGACGGGAAAGTAATCGGCAAGCCCGCGGATAAGGACGAGGCGATCGGGATACTGAAACAGATTCGCGGGAAGCGTCAGCTTGTCCTGACCGGCTACGCGATTGTCAATCTCAGGCTCGGGTTGGAGATCAACGATTATGTCGAAACGGTGCTGAACCTGAAGAATATGAGCGACGAGTTTATCGCGAAATACGTACAGAGTCATCCTGTTACCCGCTTTGCCGGGGGTTACGGCGTACAGGATAACGATCAGTTGATCGAGATACTCTCCGGGGATTTCGATAACGTGGTCGGCGCGCCCATGCGGGCGATCATCAATCACCTCAAAGATTTAGGGTATATCGAGTAAATCTCATCTTATCATCGTCCGTTCTATACGTATTTTTCTATCATTCTCAAAATTTAACCCCGCGGAATATTGAAAATTATTCCCGATGATGTCAGAATAAATCCCGGTGTAATATACCGGGATGCAAGTAAATATCGAAATAGGGGAATATTATGAAAAAAACAGTATGGATTCTTTTTATCGTCCTGTTATCCGGCGCGGGTTTCGCGAAGGAAGTCCTGATGGACAAGTCCTATTATTCGTGGGTGGACAAGCTGAACCTGCGCGATAAGCCGAGCCTCACATCGAAAGTGGTATACCAGCTTCCCGAGGGCGAGGACGTGGTATTCCTCGGGAAGAAGACGAAGGAGGAAATCACTATCCAACTCCGCGGGACGAATTATACCGCGCCGTGGGTTTTGGTGCAGGCGAAAAACGGCACGCAGGGGTGGATATTCGCCGGCGGGTTGAAGAAAAAGAACGCGCTGGAAGTAACTGCCGATAAAACAAAACTTTTTGCCGACCCTGATCTCAATGGGCTTGTCCTGATCGGGTGTAAGAAGGGCGAAATTGTTACCTATAAAGACTACCAGACCGATATCAAGGATTCGTTCCAGATCGGCGGGAAGACGGTGAAGGATGTGTGGGTACTGGTCGAGACCTCGCAGGGATATCGGGGATGGATTCCCGCGCCGTACCTGAAGAATGTGCTGAACGGATTACCTGACGCCCCGGAAGCGGAAAAGAACAAAGTTTCATCCGCGAACGACCTGTGGAACGCGGTGCAGGGCGCCGAATCCGGCGATGTCATTACGGTCGCGAGCGGGTCGTACTACATCAGCCAAACACTGACGATCGAATCGAAGGATAACCTGACTATTGCCGGCGAGGGCGAGGTCAATATCTATATCAAGGACGAGAACGCGGACGTGATGAATATATACGAATGCGGTACCATCGTACTGAAGAACCTCCACCTCAAGCATTATAATCCCCCGCAGGATTTGAATTGCACCGGGAATGTAATCGTCGGTTACAATTCGGATTCCCTCAAGCTCGAAAATTGCGTGATCGACGGTTCGGGGTACTGGGGACTATGGCTCAGCGG
This genomic interval carries:
- the maf gene encoding septum formation protein Maf encodes the protein MNKVILASASEGRKRLFETHIKHFAVAVSKVDEEAVAIDDPRKLVCTLALMKAVEVSKKFPDDITIGFDTVVVCDGKVIGKPADKDEAIGILKQIRGKRQLVLTGYAIVNLRLGLEINDYVETVLNLKNMSDEFIAKYVQSHPVTRFAGGYGVQDNDQLIEILSGDFDNVVGAPMRAIINHLKDLGYIE
- a CDS encoding SH3 domain-containing protein: MKKTVWILFIVLLSGAGFAKEVLMDKSYYSWVDKLNLRDKPSLTSKVVYQLPEGEDVVFLGKKTKEEITIQLRGTNYTAPWVLVQAKNGTQGWIFAGGLKKKNALEVTADKTKLFADPDLNGLVLIGCKKGEIVTYKDYQTDIKDSFQIGGKTVKDVWVLVETSQGYRGWIPAPYLKNVLNGLPDAPEAEKNKVSSANDLWNAVQGAESGDVITVASGSYYISQTLTIESKDNLTIAGEGEVNIYIKDENADVMNIYECGTIVLKNLHLKHYNPPQDLNCTGNVIVGYNSDSLKLENCVIDGSGYWGLWLSGFNSVELKDTKFLNHVDSSLMLDSIKVLFIDGCEFKNNGGGINIDVSEKYRINKCKYYDKSDIEINGSVYTKKEFENGINFDNSEGDYEEYGD